The segment CAGACCGCGAGCCCGTCGGTGTCCGGCAGCATGACGTCAAGAATCACGAGATCCGGCGGATCCGCCTTGAGCGCGCGGAGCCCGTCGCGTGGGTGCGCCGCGGCTCGGACCGTAAAGCCGAACCGCCTGAGATACTCGGTGAGCAGCGCGGTCAGCCGCTCGTCATCATCGATGATCAGGACGCGCGTCGGGTCGGGACGGCGTTTGGCGCTGCGGGGTGAGGAAGGCGTCATCGCGTTAACAAGGCTTCGATCGGCGGGATCCGCGCCGCGTTGCGGGCAGGCAGCGCGCCGAAGCCAAGCCCGATGCTCACCGCCATCGCCAGCGATGTCACGATCGACGTTGTCGGGATGCCCATCGGCCAGCTCGTGCCGAGTGCGACCACGAGCGCCGCAGCTCCGCCCACCGCCGCGCCCGCGAGCCAGCCCGCCACCGCCAGCGCTGCGGACTCGATCAGGAACTGGATCAGGATGTCGCGCGGTTGTGCGCCGACGGCGATCCGCAGCCCGATCTCGCTCGTGCGTTCCCGGACCGACAGCAGCATCAACCCGAGAATGCCGCTGCCGCCGACACCGAGGGCGATGGCCGCGAGTCCGCCGGCGTAGCGGCTCAGCGCCGCGATCAGCTCCTGCTGCAGCACGCGCGTTTTCGCCATGTTCTGAATCGCGAAATCGTCGGGTTGCGATGCGTCGCGCCGATGACGATCACGCAGCAAGGCCTGAAGTTCGGTCGCCGCTTCGTCCATCTGCTCGGGAACGGCCACGCTGACGTAGATCGCCGTGAGCCACGTCGTGTTGAACATCCGGCGCAGGGCCGTCCGCAGCGGTACGACGATCAGATTATCCTGATCGGCGCCGTCGACGGTTGCGCCCTTGGCCCGTAGAACGCCGATGATCTCGAACGGCACGCCCGCGATCCGGATTTCGCCGCCCAGCAGCAACACGCCGTGACCCAACTCGTCTGCGACGCGCGCGCCCAGCACCGCGACGCGCCGGGCCGCGCGCTCATCCTCATCCGCGATGAACCGGCCGGCCGCGAGCTGATAGCCGCGGATTGACTGGTAAGCCGGCGTCGTGCCGCGGACCGTCGTGCGCATGGCGATCGCTCCCACTTTCGCCCGCATCGCACGGTCCACCGACGGCGCCACCGCGGCGATCAATGGGAGTCGGGCGAACGCGGCGTAATCCTCGAGATCGAGCGTGGTGGCGAGCCCGGCGATCTGCGGACGCGACACCAGGCGCTTCACCGGCACCGGTTTGATGATGAGAAGATTCGTGCCGGTCCGCTCGATCGTCGTGCGCATCTGCTGCTCCGCGCCGGCGCCGATCGCCCGCGACACGATCACCGCTGCGACGCCGACGGCCACACCGGACAGCGCCAGCAACGCGCGCATCCGGTGCGTCACCAGCGGACGCAACGAAGACGAGAAGCGCCGGCGCAGCTTCATCGCAACGCGTCCGCCGGCAGCAGCCGGGCCGCGCGGCGCGCCGGCAGCACGCCCGCGAGCAGCCCGGTGGCCGTTGACAGCAGCAGCCCCAGCGCGATCGCGAGCCACGGGAAGGGACTCTCGAGCTTGAGGTGATCCGCCACGATCTGGCCGACGACGAGTCCGAGCACGATGCCGGCGACGCCCCCACCGAGCACCGTCACGGTGGTCTCGATCAGGAACTGCCGGCTGATATCGCGCGGCTGGGCTCCGACCGCCCGGCGCAGTCCGATTTCCGCGACCCGGGCGTTCACCGCACCGAGCATCAACGTGGCCGCGACCAAGCCGCCGACGAGCAGCACGACACTGGCCGCCAGGGGCAAGTAGAGCGACACGACACGCCGCATCATGGCCATCATCCGCTGCACTTCGATCGGGGTGAGCAGATTGAAATCGTCGGGCTGGCCGGCCGCGAGTCCGTGCCGTGCGCGCAGCTGCTGCGTGACGTCTTTCGCCGTACTCGCGACGTGGGTGCCGTCCTTCACCAGCAGCTTGGCGGCAAGGATCGTGTCGACGTTGGCGAGCCGGCGCATGAACGTCGTGATCGGAATCACCACCTCGTTGTCGCGATCCATCCCGTGCAGATCGGTGCCAAACCGCTCGAGCACGCCAACGACGGTGAATGGCGCTGACTCAATCTGAATTTCGGCACCGATCGGGTCCTGGTTATTAAATACATCTCGAATCACCGTCTCGCCCACGAGCGCGACGCGATCGGAACGCTTCACGGCCGCGGCATCGAAATGCACGCCCCGCGTCACGCGGCGCGACCAGACTTGCTCCGCGCGCTCCGACGCTCCCAGCACGCGCACCGTGCTCGCCGCGGCGCCACGGCGCACCGAAGCGTAGAGCACCTGCTGGGGATCCCACGCAACGACGTCCGGAACGCCCCGCGCGACCGCGTCGATGTCGTCGAGCGTCAGTCGCGCGGCGCCCGGCCGCGGACCGCCCATGAGCTGGTGACCGCCGGTGATGACGAGGATCGAAGAGTCGCCGAAGATCTGCCGCACCGTGCTGAGCATCTTCGCGCGCGCGCCCTGGCCGACGGAGAGCACGAACGTCAACGCCGCGGCGCCGATCAGGCTCGAGAGCATGATGAACCCGCTGCGCAATGGATAACGCGCCAGCGCCCGCACACTGTGAAGAATGAGCCGCGTGTTCATCGCTGTTCCTCCTCCGCCGCCGGTTCGGTTGTAGGCCGCTTCGGTGGTGAGGCGGGTGGGTTGGTTCTCGCTGGCCTCGCTGAGGCCGGTGCCGGGTCAGCGACCCGGCCTACAGCTGAAAGCGACCCGGGGTCGGCGACCCGGGCGACACTGTCGGATGCCAGCCGGCCGCGCTCGAGGCGCACCACCCGCTGCGCCCGCGCCGCGGTTGCGGGATCGTGCGTGACGAGCACGATCGTGCGGCCAGCGCGATTCAGCGCCACGAAAAGATCGAGGATCTCACGGGCGGAATCGGCATCGAGGTTGCCAGTCGGCTCGTCGGCGAGAAGCAACTCGGGCTCGTTCACCAGCGCGCGGGCGATCGCGACGCGCTGCTGTTGTCCGCCCGACAGCTCCGACGGCGTGTGCTCGATCCGGTCCGCCAGTCCAACCGCCTCGAGCGCCCGCCGGGCCAGGCCGTCGGTTGACGCGCGCTCTGAATAGAGCAGCGGCAGTTCGACATTCTCCAGCGCCGTGGTCCGCGGCAGCAGGTGAAAGGCCTGAAACACAAACCCCACGTGCTGGTTTCGGAATCGCGCCTGCGCCGCCACATCGAGATCCGCCACGTCATGGCCGTCGAACCGGTAAGTCCCGCGCTCGGGCCGGTCGAGTAGTCCGAGGATGTTCATCAGCGTCGATTTGCCCGAACCCGACGCGCCGATGATCGCGACGAGTTCGCCGCGGGTGATGCGGAGTGAAAAGTCCGCGAGAGCCGCGACGCTCTCGCCCGTCGGCCGGGTGTAGGTGCGGTGAATTCCTGTCAGTTCGATCATGATCCTGGTTCTCCTTTCAAAGGGATGTCGCCCACGAGCACCTCGTCGCCGTCGCGCAGTCCGCTCGTGATTTCCCACGCCGCAGGATCGCGAGCCCCCACGCTGATCCAGCGCCGCGCGACCGCCCCGCCCTCGCGCACCAGCACGTAAGCACGGCCATTCTCCGAGCGCACGGCACCGGCCGGCAGGCTCGGCACAGCCGCATGGAGCTCGATCGCGATCCGGACGGTCGTGGTCATCTCGGGCCGGAGCACGCGGTCGCGCGGCTGCTCGAACCGGACGACGGTGATGTAGTTCACCACGTTGTCCCGAATCTCGGCCTTGGGATAGATGGCGGTGACAACGCCCTCGAATTCCTCCTCGCCGTAGGTATCGACGGTGAACCGCGCCGGCTGGCCGAGCTCGATCCGTCCGATGTCGGTCTCGTCGACATAGGCCCAGACCTCGAGTCGCGTGAGGTCGATCAGCGTCACGAATGTTGGCGCCGAGAAACTGGCGGCGACCGTCTCGCCTTCCTGCGTCGCCACGGACGCCACCACACCGCCGATCGGCGCGGTGATCCGCGCGTAATCGAGCTGCGTCGTCGCATACGTCAGGTTCGCGCGCGCGACCGCCACCTGCTGCGCCGCGACCACCGCGGCGCGTTCCGCCAGATCGAGTTCGCTCGCCGTAATGACACCGGACCGGCCGAGCTCGCGCCGGCGCTGCCACTCGCTCTCGGCGAAGCGCAACTCGGCCAGCGCACGCTGCAGCTCGGCCGCGCTCTGCTCCCGGCGCGCCGCGAGATCGCGGTCGTCGATCTCGGCGAGCAATTCGCCGGGCTTGACTGCGTCGCCCACCCTCACGTGCAGCCGGTTGACAACGCCCGACGTGCGCGAGCCGACCCGGACCTCCGCGCCGACGCGCGGTTTGATGACGCCGGTGGCCTTCACGACCGTGCCCACATCCCGGCGGCTGACATGAACGGTCTCCACAGTCGCATCCGCCGCGGCAGTGCGCGGCCACCACGCGTGCGCGCCAAGCCCTGCCGCGATCGCCACGCCCGCGATGACGAGCACCTTGAGCGCCGGTCTTTTCAAGGCTCCGACCCTCCGGCGCGAGCAAACGGTTCGTTGTCCATG is part of the Opitutus terrae PB90-1 genome and harbors:
- a CDS encoding ABC transporter ATP-binding protein; this encodes MIELTGIHRTYTRPTGESVAALADFSLRITRGELVAIIGASGSGKSTLMNILGLLDRPERGTYRFDGHDVADLDVAAQARFRNQHVGFVFQAFHLLPRTTALENVELPLLYSERASTDGLARRALEAVGLADRIEHTPSELSGGQQQRVAIARALVNEPELLLADEPTGNLDADSAREILDLFVALNRAGRTIVLVTHDPATAARAQRVVRLERGRLASDSVARVADPGSLSAVGRVADPAPASARPARTNPPASPPKRPTTEPAAEEEQR
- a CDS encoding efflux RND transporter periplasmic adaptor subunit — its product is MKRPALKVLVIAGVAIAAGLGAHAWWPRTAAADATVETVHVSRRDVGTVVKATGVIKPRVGAEVRVGSRTSGVVNRLHVRVGDAVKPGELLAEIDDRDLAARREQSAAELQRALAELRFAESEWQRRRELGRSGVITASELDLAERAAVVAAQQVAVARANLTYATTQLDYARITAPIGGVVASVATQEGETVAASFSAPTFVTLIDLTRLEVWAYVDETDIGRIELGQPARFTVDTYGEEEFEGVVTAIYPKAEIRDNVVNYITVVRFEQPRDRVLRPEMTTTVRIAIELHAAVPSLPAGAVRSENGRAYVLVREGGAVARRWISVGARDPAAWEITSGLRDGDEVLVGDIPLKGEPGS
- a CDS encoding ABC transporter permease, yielding MNTRLILHSVRALARYPLRSGFIMLSSLIGAAALTFVLSVGQGARAKMLSTVRQIFGDSSILVITGGHQLMGGPRPGAARLTLDDIDAVARGVPDVVAWDPQQVLYASVRRGAAASTVRVLGASERAEQVWSRRVTRGVHFDAAAVKRSDRVALVGETVIRDVFNNQDPIGAEIQIESAPFTVVGVLERFGTDLHGMDRDNEVVIPITTFMRRLANVDTILAAKLLVKDGTHVASTAKDVTQQLRARHGLAAGQPDDFNLLTPIEVQRMMAMMRRVVSLYLPLAASVVLLVGGLVAATLMLGAVNARVAEIGLRRAVGAQPRDISRQFLIETTVTVLGGGVAGIVLGLVVGQIVADHLKLESPFPWLAIALGLLLSTATGLLAGVLPARRAARLLPADALR
- a CDS encoding ABC transporter permease codes for the protein MKLRRRFSSSLRPLVTHRMRALLALSGVAVGVAAVIVSRAIGAGAEQQMRTTIERTGTNLLIIKPVPVKRLVSRPQIAGLATTLDLEDYAAFARLPLIAAVAPSVDRAMRAKVGAIAMRTTVRGTTPAYQSIRGYQLAAGRFIADEDERAARRVAVLGARVADELGHGVLLLGGEIRIAGVPFEIIGVLRAKGATVDGADQDNLIVVPLRTALRRMFNTTWLTAIYVSVAVPEQMDEAATELQALLRDRHRRDASQPDDFAIQNMAKTRVLQQELIAALSRYAGGLAAIALGVGGSGILGLMLLSVRERTSEIGLRIAVGAQPRDILIQFLIESAALAVAGWLAGAAVGGAAALVVALGTSWPMGIPTTSIVTSLAMAVSIGLGFGALPARNAARIPPIEALLTR